One Desulfosoma sp. genomic window carries:
- a CDS encoding metallophosphoesterase family protein, which produces MRKESGKIFAIGDVHGMLFKLERLLDRLPLRKDRDQLVFVGDYVDRGPDSRGVIERVLQLMKEGFHVVCLRGNHELMMENYLRDQEVELFLINGGAVTVHSYSVGNDGGQCLVPETHKNFLRGLKKFYETDDYLFVHAGFRPGVALANQADQDVYWIRNEFITSDYDFGKRVIFGHTPFLKPFVDRRKIGIDTGAVYGNKLTCVCLPDEVFYSV; this is translated from the coding sequence ATGCGCAAGGAATCCGGTAAGATCTTCGCCATCGGCGATGTGCATGGCATGCTGTTCAAGCTGGAAAGGCTTCTGGACCGCCTTCCCCTTCGAAAAGATCGTGACCAACTCGTCTTCGTGGGGGACTACGTGGATCGAGGCCCGGATTCTCGAGGGGTTATCGAGCGTGTGCTCCAGCTGATGAAGGAAGGCTTTCACGTGGTCTGCCTTCGCGGCAATCACGAACTCATGATGGAAAACTACCTAAGGGATCAGGAAGTGGAATTGTTCTTGATCAACGGCGGCGCTGTCACGGTGCATAGCTATTCGGTGGGAAACGACGGCGGTCAATGTCTCGTTCCTGAAACCCACAAAAATTTCCTGCGTGGACTCAAGAAGTTTTATGAAACGGACGATTACCTTTTTGTCCACGCAGGGTTTCGACCGGGCGTCGCGCTCGCGAACCAGGCAGACCAAGACGTGTACTGGATTCGAAATGAATTCATCACCTCCGATTATGACTTCGGCAAAAGAGTCATTTTCGGCCATACGCCTTTCCTGAAACCCTTCGTGGACAGACGAAAGATCGGGATCGACACGGGCGCCGTCTACGGCAACAAGCTCACCTGTGTGTGCCTTCCCGATGAGGTGTTTTACAGCGTCTGA